The following are from one region of the Accipiter gentilis unplaced genomic scaffold, bAccGen1.1, whole genome shotgun sequence genome:
- the LOC126036884 gene encoding olfactory receptor 14C36-like — protein sequence DLGSISTTVPKAMANSLWDTRAISYAGCAAQVFLFVFLMSAEYFLLTVMAYDRYIAICKPLHYGTLLGNRACVHMAAAAWGSGFLYAVLHTANTLSLPLCRGNAVDQFFCEIPQILKLACSDAYLREAGVLVVAVCLAVGCFVFIVLSYVQIFRAVLRIPSEQGRHKAISTCLPHLAVVSLFVSTAVIAYLKPPSISSPSLDLLVALLYSVVPPRRMSAGHGMATASCGHGQPWAEPPAPPPPPFNPSCLSEPQMVKPTAPAAQKDDSYS from the exons gacctgggctccatctccaccactgtccccaaagctatggccaactccctctgggacaccagggccatctcctatgcaggatgtgctgcacaggtctttctgtttgtctttttgatgtcagcagagtattttcttctcactgtcatggcctacgaccgctacatcgccatctgcaaacccctgcactacgggaccctcctgggcaacagagcttgtgtccacatggcagcagctgcctggggcagtgggttcctctatgctgtgctgcacactgccaatacattatCACTACCTCTCTGCcgaggcaatgctgtggaccagttcttctgcgaaatcccccagatcctcaagctcgcctgctcagatgcctacctcagggaagctggggtacttgTAGTTGCTGTCTGTTTagctgttggttgttttgttttcattgtgctgtcctatgtgcagatcttcagggctgtgctgaggatcccctctgagcagggccGGCACAAAGCcatttccacctgcctccctcacctcgccgtggtctccttgtttgtaaGCACTGCTGTGATTGcttacctgaagcccccctccatctcctccccatccctggacctgctggtggcaTTACtatactcagtggtgcctcca CGGCGCATGTCAGCTGGCCATGGAATGGCCACCGCCAGCTGCGGCCACGGCCAGCCCTGGGCAGAACCACCtgcgcccccgccaccgccctttaatccatcctGCCTCTCGGAACCACAGATGGTGAAACCAACAGCACCAGCTGCGCAGAAGGATGACTCATACTCCTGA